The Acidobacteriota bacterium genome has a segment encoding these proteins:
- a CDS encoding winged helix-turn-helix domain-containing protein produces MYNQEKHLYAFGEFCLDVTQRVLKQEGRLIQLTPKAFDTLLILVENSGRVLVKEELMHQLWPDSFVEDVNLAFNISQLRKVLGDDFKNSRFIQTIPRRGYRFIAKVTEVVEEPPALPLEAPVQAVQVIESVQDSEAQVESCDVPTLNDDNETSVDSAPNYFSEHPHPVKTVPPAQLETAPPNRLGWLSFRIALVLSIVAIGICGGFLVWRHPSPPQPQSATRSLAVLPFKVLQPQGNDEYLSIGLTDVLITRLSNLQQLVVRPTRSVLPFASSSKEAAEVGKELQVETVLDGSIQQMGDQVRVTVRLIQVSNSQTVWAFQCDETCSDYFQLQDHISEQVTQALSYKLSDEEQRRLTKHYTENTLAYQEYVKGRYYTLLFTKDGLEAAIRYFNHAIELDPGYALAYAGLADAYCTGAGMFLPSNEALPKAKAMAEKALSLDNSLPEAYAALGHAKVHLWDRTARQDLQKALELNPNSATTLMWFGEYYQTFNPPESIPILIKARELDPVLSPVRGFLSFSYSLNGQFNLAHREIQEALAMHPEDYQLVSLRALVYSYQRKYPQALAELDKIPPDGLMDFYRVYLLIRSGRKAEAQHLMSSILPHQKETPDSAYFMALIYVALNEKDQAFKWLEQAYQAHSVYLSYLQYDPELLPLRSDPRYDDLIRRVVS; encoded by the coding sequence ATGTACAATCAGGAGAAGCACTTATATGCGTTCGGAGAATTTTGTCTGGATGTCACCCAGCGCGTTTTAAAGCAGGAAGGCCGGCTCATCCAACTGACGCCGAAAGCTTTTGATACGCTGTTGATCCTGGTTGAAAATAGTGGGCGGGTGCTTGTGAAGGAAGAATTGATGCATCAACTGTGGCCGGACAGCTTTGTTGAAGACGTAAACCTGGCCTTTAATATCTCGCAGCTCCGCAAAGTCCTGGGCGACGATTTCAAAAACAGTCGGTTTATTCAAACCATTCCACGTCGCGGGTATCGGTTTATTGCCAAAGTCACCGAAGTGGTTGAAGAACCACCAGCGCTCCCGCTTGAAGCTCCGGTTCAGGCCGTCCAGGTGATTGAATCAGTACAGGATTCAGAAGCCCAGGTTGAGTCGTGTGACGTTCCGACTTTGAATGATGACAACGAAACCTCAGTTGATTCAGCGCCCAATTATTTCTCAGAGCATCCTCATCCAGTGAAGACCGTGCCGCCCGCCCAATTAGAAACCGCTCCCCCCAATCGCCTGGGGTGGCTTTCCTTTCGGATCGCTCTCGTTCTCAGTATCGTGGCCATTGGAATATGTGGGGGATTCCTGGTTTGGCGTCACCCGTCGCCGCCGCAACCGCAATCTGCAACCAGGTCACTTGCGGTCTTGCCGTTTAAAGTGCTGCAGCCTCAGGGAAATGATGAATATTTGAGCATTGGGCTGACCGATGTGCTGATTACCCGATTGAGCAACCTGCAGCAACTGGTTGTTCGCCCAACGCGGTCCGTTTTACCATTTGCCAGTTCATCAAAAGAAGCAGCCGAGGTCGGCAAGGAACTCCAGGTGGAAACAGTCCTTGACGGCAGCATTCAACAGATGGGTGATCAGGTACGGGTAACCGTGCGACTGATTCAGGTCAGTAACAGTCAAACCGTCTGGGCATTTCAATGTGATGAAACCTGCTCAGATTACTTTCAGCTCCAGGATCATATTTCAGAACAGGTGACACAGGCTCTTTCCTACAAACTCTCAGATGAGGAACAGCGCCGACTCACCAAACACTATACTGAAAATACCCTGGCCTATCAGGAATATGTCAAAGGCCGCTACTACACCCTCCTGTTTACAAAAGACGGGCTGGAAGCTGCAATTCGATATTTCAACCATGCCATTGAACTTGATCCAGGGTATGCCCTGGCCTACGCCGGGCTGGCCGACGCCTACTGTACCGGGGCCGGTATGTTTTTGCCGTCCAATGAAGCGCTTCCAAAAGCCAAAGCCATGGCCGAGAAAGCATTGTCGCTCGACAATTCATTACCTGAAGCATATGCAGCGTTAGGACACGCCAAGGTGCATTTATGGGATCGTACGGCCAGACAGGATCTCCAAAAGGCTCTTGAGCTGAACCCAAACTCAGCCACCACGTTGATGTGGTTTGGGGAATACTATCAAACATTCAATCCGCCAGAATCCATTCCTATCTTGATCAAAGCCAGGGAACTGGATCCAGTGCTCAGTCCGGTTCGAGGGTTTCTCTCATTTTCTTATAGTCTGAATGGTCAATTTAATCTCGCCCATCGCGAAATTCAGGAAGCCCTGGCAATGCACCCAGAGGATTATCAACTGGTAAGCCTGCGGGCGCTGGTTTACTCATACCAGAGAAAATATCCGCAAGCACTGGCTGAATTGGACAAAATTCCACCTGATGGATTGATGGATTTTTATCGTGTCTATTTGTTGATTCGGTCAGGCCGCAAAGCTGAAGCACAGCATTTAATGAGCAGTATCTTACCACACCAAAAGGAAACACCGGACTCAGCTTATTTTATGGCGCTTATTTATGTCGCTCTCAATGAGAAAGATCAGGCATTCAAATGGCTGGAACAGGCATATCAGGCCCATTCGGTTTATCTGAGCTATCTCCAGTATGACCCAGAGTTACTCCCATTGCGTTCAGATCCACGATATGACGACCTGATCCGGCGCGTAGTTTCCTGA
- a CDS encoding CPBP family intramembrane metalloprotease: MPPRLSAFQIFCVVSKYRFLQLRNILAATLNAQRKGTQPEANRTGTARKGQMSVSRVISSLVLIWILFGGMSLTTMSGLVINFKKTPQLIGFKLPNTGQQLSFDPGVSEAGKSIVRSRPFLHQVSFLALITFVGLIAVSMGFQGRNLARLDMAVEQLLTLPISIPLIFYSRLVEYIVFGFGWGVYFPFCTVLLFVLGYRWSVIPLALGLTLVFNCVLAIVQFVLEILLRRFFSLSSISNFQILATLSGSLFVSVFGMFPIFGEFYPALFQWCDRVGRVAWYLVPSLGFNVLQGGVSVQDFGALGIQLAGVVVTGLMGWTIIGWASRAGLEAVSGREAGQRKQKLKLSQSRIPGFFRHEFIILRRDKRAWISMLSPLLMLMPMLLVPNMASSMLSDPLKSGALAFGYGMLLLVTVSINIVIFEGEAFWILYTVPQSLLRLLLQRTAFWLLLAWVTSLAIWIAGFSYRHRFETGDLVGLVWIVAGLPILGVLGMAMGVLFTDPLARESNQQIRSDLAILPLAFGGLFAGGMFLPGIWLKLNCLFLFGMLALSWLQKASQQIEYLLDPTALPPRKVHVADGFSIGVLFLVVLIFLIAGFTFPTAMKPQVAFSLSYCVAALVTVCAMAAYASSEQLPLKETFSLWQSGIEESRETVLVMLKGIGLVLVIVGGSYFLPVSRPPLPAGPSGVGERLVLTILGPVIALGIKPVWEEVLFRGFIYQGLKTSVSPVWAGILSACVFCLFQPPWNALPVFLLGLVTAWTFERSQSLIASMVVHAAYNGGLIGIQLLIYTRYPG, translated from the coding sequence ATGCCTCCTCGTCTTTCTGCCTTCCAGATTTTCTGCGTTGTATCAAAGTACAGGTTTCTCCAACTGCGAAATATTCTGGCCGCCACCCTCAATGCCCAGCGAAAGGGAACTCAGCCTGAGGCGAATCGAACCGGCACGGCCCGTAAAGGTCAAATGTCAGTCTCACGGGTAATTTCAAGCCTGGTGTTGATCTGGATTCTCTTCGGAGGGATGTCACTGACAACGATGAGCGGTCTGGTCATCAACTTCAAAAAAACCCCCCAATTGATAGGCTTTAAACTTCCAAATACTGGCCAGCAGCTCAGCTTTGATCCAGGGGTTTCTGAAGCTGGGAAAAGCATTGTGCGATCCCGTCCGTTTCTCCATCAGGTCTCATTCCTTGCCTTGATAACTTTTGTCGGACTCATTGCCGTGTCAATGGGGTTTCAGGGCCGCAATCTGGCCCGACTCGATATGGCGGTTGAGCAATTACTCACGCTGCCAATTTCAATCCCACTCATTTTTTATAGCCGACTGGTCGAATATATTGTGTTTGGTTTTGGCTGGGGGGTGTATTTCCCGTTTTGTACTGTTTTGCTCTTTGTTTTGGGATATCGGTGGAGCGTCATTCCGCTCGCCCTTGGTCTGACGCTGGTTTTCAACTGTGTTTTGGCCATTGTGCAATTTGTCCTTGAAATCCTCCTGCGACGGTTTTTTTCTCTTTCCAGTATTTCCAATTTTCAAATCCTGGCCACGCTCAGCGGAAGCCTCTTTGTTTCGGTGTTTGGGATGTTTCCGATCTTTGGGGAATTTTACCCGGCTCTGTTCCAGTGGTGTGATCGGGTTGGCCGGGTCGCCTGGTATTTGGTGCCTTCCCTGGGGTTCAATGTGCTGCAGGGAGGTGTATCTGTACAAGATTTCGGTGCTCTGGGCATTCAACTGGCTGGTGTGGTGGTGACTGGGTTGATGGGGTGGACGATCATTGGGTGGGCGTCACGCGCTGGGCTCGAAGCCGTCTCTGGTCGGGAAGCTGGTCAGCGGAAGCAAAAATTGAAACTTTCGCAAAGCCGCATTCCAGGATTTTTCCGCCACGAGTTCATTATCCTTCGACGTGACAAACGGGCCTGGATATCAATGCTTTCACCACTGTTGATGCTGATGCCGATGCTTCTGGTTCCCAACATGGCGAGCAGCATGCTTTCTGATCCGCTCAAATCAGGCGCGCTGGCTTTTGGATATGGAATGCTGCTGCTGGTGACGGTGTCAATCAACATCGTGATTTTTGAAGGCGAAGCCTTCTGGATTCTATACACGGTGCCGCAATCACTGCTTCGACTCTTGCTCCAACGGACCGCTTTTTGGCTCCTCCTGGCCTGGGTGACATCGCTGGCCATCTGGATAGCTGGCTTTAGCTATCGCCATCGGTTTGAAACTGGCGATCTGGTGGGGCTGGTGTGGATTGTCGCGGGTCTGCCGATCCTGGGTGTGTTGGGGATGGCGATGGGCGTCCTCTTTACTGATCCGCTGGCGAGAGAGTCCAATCAGCAAATTCGGTCGGACCTGGCAATCTTACCGCTGGCCTTTGGCGGATTATTTGCCGGAGGCATGTTTTTGCCGGGTATCTGGTTGAAACTGAACTGCCTCTTTTTGTTTGGAATGCTGGCGCTGAGCTGGTTGCAGAAAGCCAGCCAGCAAATTGAATATCTGCTTGATCCAACCGCCCTGCCACCTCGAAAAGTCCACGTTGCCGATGGGTTTTCCATCGGGGTTTTATTTCTGGTAGTCCTCATTTTTCTGATAGCCGGGTTTACCTTTCCCACCGCAATGAAGCCGCAGGTGGCCTTTTCCTTGAGCTATTGCGTCGCCGCGCTGGTAACGGTTTGTGCCATGGCAGCCTATGCGTCGAGCGAACAGCTTCCGCTCAAAGAAACCTTCTCGTTGTGGCAAAGTGGAATCGAAGAATCCCGCGAGACGGTTCTGGTGATGCTCAAAGGGATCGGGCTGGTGCTGGTGATTGTTGGGGGAAGTTATTTTTTGCCAGTTTCAAGACCGCCGCTGCCAGCCGGGCCATCAGGCGTTGGCGAAAGACTGGTTCTGACCATTCTCGGACCGGTGATTGCCCTGGGCATCAAACCGGTTTGGGAAGAAGTCTTGTTTCGGGGATTTATCTATCAGGGGTTGAAGACGTCAGTGAGCCCAGTGTGGGCGGGAATTCTATCTGCCTGTGTTTTTTGCCTGTTTCAGCCGCCCTGGAACGCGCTTCCAGTGTTTTTGCTGGGACTGGTGACGGCCTGGACGTTTGAACGATCTCAAAGCCTGATCGCTTCGATGGTCGTCCATGCGGCCTATAACGGGGGGCTGATCGGAATTCAGTTGCTCATCTACACGCGGTATCCGGGATGA
- a CDS encoding leucine-rich repeat domain-containing protein, translating to MKSIALLFSSILVSVLLFAAPMTKAATPQQDAENRVFTTLEEALAQPEAVFNLDLRSKQLTTLPPEIGNFPNLRRLNLAGNSLTSVPPEIGKLTKLEWLSLASNELTTLPVEIGNLKHLQELYLAANQLTAIPAEIGNLTSLQTLGLSVNQLTVLPNEIEKLTMLVTLRVNSNLLTAIPAGVGKLKKLENLQINNNQLTDLPIEIKSLPKLKAMSYENNQFSPEKQIEIDKLYGPFQVFK from the coding sequence ATGAAATCCATCGCTTTGCTGTTTTCAAGCATTCTGGTTTCAGTTCTGCTATTCGCCGCTCCAATGACCAAAGCTGCCACCCCCCAACAGGACGCTGAAAACAGAGTTTTCACCACCCTCGAAGAGGCCCTGGCACAACCCGAAGCGGTGTTTAATCTAGATCTCCGAAGCAAACAACTGACCACTCTTCCACCTGAAATTGGAAACTTTCCAAACCTTCGCCGATTAAATCTGGCCGGCAATTCGTTGACATCAGTGCCGCCGGAAATCGGAAAATTGACAAAACTTGAATGGCTCAGCCTCGCCAGCAATGAACTGACCACCTTACCGGTTGAAATTGGCAATTTAAAACATTTGCAGGAACTGTATCTGGCCGCCAATCAGCTCACGGCCATCCCAGCCGAAATTGGGAATTTGACCAGCCTGCAAACATTGGGACTTTCAGTCAATCAACTGACCGTCCTGCCAAATGAAATTGAAAAACTCACCATGCTCGTTACGCTCCGCGTAAACAGCAACCTGCTCACGGCGATTCCGGCAGGCGTTGGCAAGCTCAAGAAGCTGGAAAACCTCCAGATCAATAACAACCAGTTGACGGACCTGCCAATTGAAATCAAGAGCCTGCCCAAATTGAAAGCCATGAGCTATGAAAACAATCAGTTTTCACCCGAGAAACAGATTGAAATTGATAAACTCTATGGACCATTTCAGGTGTTCAAGTGA
- a CDS encoding N-acetyltransferase, producing the protein MDFQPAQSTLIRPEQPDDAASVRRVNELAFNQHDEANLVEALHKVAVGLISLVAVIDGQIVGHILFSPATIQGAGGDFHVIGLAPMAVLPEYQNRGIGSQLVRAGLAECHRQGHRMVIVLGHPNFYPRFGFVPARPKGITCEYDVSDDTFMVAELEPGALAGCTGLAKYHPAFAMVG; encoded by the coding sequence ATGGATTTTCAACCCGCTCAATCAACTCTCATTCGGCCAGAACAACCCGATGATGCCGCCAGTGTGCGTCGTGTCAATGAACTTGCTTTCAATCAACACGATGAAGCCAATCTGGTCGAAGCCTTGCACAAGGTGGCTGTGGGGCTGATTTCACTGGTGGCCGTGATTGATGGCCAAATTGTCGGTCATATTTTGTTCAGTCCGGCGACAATCCAGGGGGCAGGCGGTGACTTTCACGTCATCGGACTGGCACCGATGGCGGTCTTGCCTGAATATCAAAATCGTGGGATTGGCTCGCAACTGGTTCGGGCCGGGCTGGCCGAATGCCACCGTCAGGGGCACCGGATGGTTATTGTTTTAGGGCATCCGAATTTCTATCCGCGATTTGGTTTTGTTCCCGCCCGGCCCAAAGGGATTACCTGCGAATATGATGTTTCGGATGATACCTTTATGGTCGCTGAACTCGAACCCGGCGCCCTGGCTGGCTGCACCGGACTGGCCAAATATCACCCGGCGTTTGCCATGGTTGGGTGA
- a CDS encoding CHAT domain-containing protein — protein sequence MKNIRTLLSGVCCLGLSLGLVPEVSARQTSDILKLEVGQTQTVQVSGGQKYRLSFKAKASHYIHLSVNQQGIDVALRLFSPDGKEVDMSDEPNGNQGFERVKWISTEAGMYELRIEATDPAAAVARCVVRFESLRPATELDRSVMEIDHLNEQVQSLFLEGKIDTALEVMLKGLALAEKNLPPDSEMLAQSLNNLASLYFTKGEFAKAEPVYERALAVYRQAGLQESQDALTLLQNLGTLYQELGKYNLAQPAFEQLVDLRKKVLGPDHPEVALALNRLAMLYRVQGQLDKIEPLLQQALSINEKALGPESVGVATSFNTLGMYYFSRGDLVQAAQVFERSIAIMRKGLPKNHPDFLTSYNNLAIVNDQLGNFKIAADYINQALAQAEAQFGPDHPAVALLLSTLATNRRTVGDFHQALLYDQRAYEIRLKLFGENHKETATSLNNIGFTYYKRGDYESAEPYYRRSLAIREKVLPANHVEIGQSYTNLAALLIAKKDYPPAKICQEKGLQILEAALGPTHPDVANSLNNLGILYQEVNQLDLANECLRRARDIRVKVYGPEHPGVASSDNNLGIVALDRNQVDEALALTQNSLKLRQHIFGKDHPEVAISWNNLALIRWTTGDLKAAVDCQRTSNNLMERQFERNLLDGSERQKLQLVKVTANRLDQTVTLHTQALPGDVSATEMAMELIVQRKGRVLDAMAEGVEALRRRATPEDQKLLDDLTSARAQLSALSLRGLGKLKLEDFQTKLQTLERQIDELERAISTRSAEFRAQAQPVTLEAIQQAIPKDALLVEYIAYRKFDLKTRKSGAQAYAVYLLGHEGPPQWVSLGDAAPIDAAVTEFRKALKTRKTDLKKVLNPVSQKLDRLIFKPVRQLTKDKKQLLISPDGALQLIPFAALMDDQGQYAVERYSISYLTSGRDLLRLQVNIPSVEPPFIVADPDYGTGAGPTLSGTTFQPLERLAATAIEGQHIQTLFPDAALKTQGQAVEKVLKSVKSPKLLHIATHGYFLPDLVPTDQDTNDSRTLTKTQDLEAVNVNQLRLANPLLRSGLFLADANQRGATGEDATLTALEMTGLPLWGTKLVVLSACETGVGEVRNGEGVFGLRRALVLAGSETQMMSLWSVSDRGTQELMAQYYQRLKNGEGRAEALHNVQLAMLKDARWAHPFYWSSFIISGEWKPL from the coding sequence ATGAAAAACATCCGAACCTTGTTGAGTGGAGTCTGTTGTCTTGGATTGAGCCTGGGGCTGGTCCCCGAAGTATCAGCGCGGCAAACTTCTGACATCCTGAAACTTGAAGTCGGGCAAACCCAAACCGTCCAGGTATCAGGCGGTCAGAAATATCGGCTGTCGTTCAAAGCCAAAGCCAGTCATTATATTCACCTGAGCGTCAATCAGCAGGGAATTGATGTTGCCCTTCGGTTATTTTCCCCAGATGGGAAAGAAGTGGATATGTCAGACGAACCCAATGGAAACCAGGGGTTTGAACGTGTGAAATGGATTTCAACCGAGGCTGGAATGTATGAACTTCGAATTGAAGCCACCGACCCAGCCGCGGCTGTCGCACGTTGTGTGGTGCGATTTGAATCACTGCGTCCAGCTACTGAACTCGACAGGTCGGTCATGGAAATTGACCATCTGAATGAACAGGTTCAGAGCCTGTTTCTTGAAGGGAAAATTGACACGGCTCTGGAGGTCATGCTGAAAGGGCTGGCATTGGCTGAAAAAAACCTGCCGCCGGATTCCGAAATGCTGGCTCAATCATTGAACAATCTGGCGTCGCTGTATTTTACCAAAGGCGAGTTTGCCAAAGCCGAGCCAGTGTATGAGCGCGCGCTGGCCGTCTATCGTCAAGCTGGTTTGCAGGAGTCACAAGATGCCCTGACCTTGTTGCAGAATCTGGGCACCCTGTATCAGGAACTTGGGAAATACAATCTGGCCCAGCCTGCCTTTGAACAACTCGTTGACCTGCGCAAAAAAGTGCTTGGCCCGGACCATCCCGAGGTGGCCCTGGCGCTCAACCGGTTGGCGATGTTGTACCGTGTCCAGGGGCAACTCGATAAGATTGAGCCGTTGTTGCAACAGGCGCTTTCAATCAATGAAAAAGCACTGGGGCCTGAGTCTGTCGGGGTTGCCACCAGCTTCAATACATTGGGAATGTACTATTTCTCGCGAGGGGATCTGGTGCAGGCCGCCCAGGTGTTTGAACGATCTATTGCGATCATGCGCAAAGGGTTACCAAAAAATCACCCTGACTTTTTGACTTCCTACAACAACCTGGCGATTGTGAATGACCAGTTGGGGAACTTCAAAATCGCAGCCGACTATATCAATCAGGCACTGGCGCAGGCTGAAGCCCAGTTTGGCCCCGACCATCCCGCCGTGGCGTTGCTGCTCAGTACACTGGCCACCAATCGTCGAACCGTGGGAGATTTTCATCAGGCGCTCCTCTATGATCAACGGGCGTATGAAATCCGACTGAAACTCTTTGGCGAGAACCACAAAGAAACCGCCACCAGTTTGAATAACATTGGCTTTACCTATTACAAACGAGGTGATTATGAGAGTGCGGAACCGTATTATCGTCGGTCCCTGGCCATCCGGGAAAAAGTCCTCCCAGCCAATCACGTTGAAATTGGCCAGAGTTACACCAATCTGGCGGCCTTATTGATCGCCAAAAAAGACTATCCACCAGCCAAAATCTGTCAGGAAAAAGGGTTACAGATTCTTGAGGCGGCGCTTGGCCCAACCCATCCGGATGTGGCCAACAGTTTGAACAACCTGGGGATCCTGTATCAGGAAGTAAATCAGCTTGACCTGGCCAATGAGTGTCTGCGTCGGGCGCGTGACATCCGGGTCAAAGTGTATGGTCCGGAACACCCAGGGGTGGCTTCCAGTGACAACAATCTGGGGATTGTGGCCCTTGATCGAAACCAGGTGGATGAAGCCCTCGCCCTGACTCAAAATTCGCTCAAACTGCGTCAGCACATCTTTGGCAAAGATCATCCTGAAGTGGCGATTAGCTGGAATAACCTGGCGTTGATTCGATGGACCACAGGTGACCTGAAAGCAGCCGTTGACTGTCAGCGGACGAGCAATAACCTGATGGAGCGGCAGTTTGAACGCAATTTACTGGACGGTTCAGAGCGCCAGAAGCTCCAACTGGTCAAAGTCACCGCCAATCGTCTTGACCAGACCGTGACGCTGCATACACAGGCATTGCCGGGCGATGTCTCGGCGACCGAAATGGCGATGGAATTGATTGTACAGCGCAAAGGACGGGTTCTGGATGCGATGGCCGAGGGCGTGGAGGCCCTGCGCCGTCGGGCAACACCTGAAGATCAAAAATTGCTCGATGACCTGACCAGTGCCCGGGCCCAGCTTTCGGCACTGTCGCTGCGTGGGCTTGGAAAACTCAAGCTGGAAGACTTTCAGACCAAATTGCAGACCCTCGAACGTCAAATTGACGAACTCGAACGCGCCATTAGTACCCGGAGTGCCGAATTTCGAGCCCAGGCGCAACCGGTCACACTCGAAGCCATTCAACAGGCAATCCCGAAAGACGCGCTGCTGGTGGAATATATTGCCTATCGAAAGTTTGACCTCAAGACACGAAAAAGCGGCGCCCAAGCCTATGCCGTGTATCTGCTTGGTCACGAGGGACCACCCCAGTGGGTATCATTGGGGGATGCCGCGCCGATTGATGCCGCCGTGACAGAGTTTCGCAAAGCGCTTAAAACTCGAAAAACAGATTTGAAGAAAGTCCTCAATCCCGTTTCGCAGAAACTGGACCGGCTGATTTTCAAACCGGTTCGCCAGCTTACAAAAGACAAAAAGCAATTGCTGATTTCCCCGGATGGCGCACTGCAACTGATTCCATTTGCCGCGCTGATGGACGATCAGGGGCAGTATGCGGTCGAACGATATTCGATTTCTTACCTGACCAGTGGCCGGGATTTGCTACGACTCCAGGTCAATATTCCATCAGTTGAACCGCCGTTTATTGTGGCCGATCCAGATTACGGTACGGGGGCTGGCCCGACGTTGTCAGGGACGACGTTCCAGCCTTTGGAACGATTGGCCGCCACGGCCATCGAAGGCCAGCACATTCAGACGCTCTTTCCAGATGCGGCGCTGAAAACGCAGGGTCAGGCGGTTGAAAAAGTGCTCAAGTCAGTCAAATCACCGAAATTACTGCACATTGCCACCCATGGCTATTTTCTGCCGGATCTGGTTCCGACAGATCAAGACACCAATGACTCTCGAACCCTGACCAAAACCCAGGATCTGGAAGCCGTCAATGTCAATCAACTCCGATTGGCGAATCCATTGCTGCGGTCAGGGTTGTTTCTGGCTGATGCCAACCAGCGTGGGGCAACTGGGGAAGACGCCACGCTCACGGCGCTTGAAATGACGGGACTTCCGTTGTGGGGCACAAAACTGGTGGTACTGTCGGCCTGTGAAACCGGCGTTGGGGAGGTCCGCAACGGAGAAGGTGTGTTTGGACTCCGACGGGCGCTGGTTCTGGCTGGCAGCGAAACCCAGATGATGAGCCTCTGGTCAGTCTCTGACCGTGGGACACAGGAACTCATGGCCCAGTACTATCAGCGGTTGAAAAACGGGGAAGGCCGGGCCGAAGCGCTCCACAATGTGCAGCTTGCCATGCTGAAAGACGCGCGGTGGGCACATCCTTTTTACTGGTCAAGTTTTATTATCTCTGGCGAATGGAAGCCGTTGTAG
- a CDS encoding bifunctional (p)ppGpp synthetase/guanosine-3',5'-bis(diphosphate) 3'-pyrophosphohydrolase, with amino-acid sequence MSTLEHAIALAAKAHEGQVDKAGQPYVLHPLRMMLRLTTPEERITAVLHDVVEDCGWTLDQLRAEGFSEAVIDAVAAVTRQPDETYEAFVLRAAANPIGRRVKLADLADNSDLSRIANPTERDRKRLEKYKRAIKTIREHYPEA; translated from the coding sequence ATGAGTACGCTCGAACACGCGATTGCGCTGGCTGCCAAAGCCCACGAAGGACAGGTTGACAAAGCCGGTCAACCCTATGTGTTGCATCCATTGCGGATGATGTTACGGTTAACCACACCCGAAGAACGCATCACGGCGGTTTTACACGATGTGGTCGAAGATTGCGGCTGGACGCTTGACCAGCTTCGTGCCGAAGGCTTTTCCGAGGCGGTCATTGATGCCGTGGCGGCGGTGACGCGTCAACCAGACGAGACCTACGAGGCGTTTGTCCTGCGGGCTGCCGCCAACCCAATTGGTCGCCGGGTGAAACTGGCTGATCTGGCTGACAATAGCGATCTGAGCCGGATTGCCAACCCGACTGAGCGCGACCGAAAACGGCTTGAAAAATACAAGCGAGCGATCAAAACGATTCGAGAGCACTACCCTGAAGCCTGA
- a CDS encoding L-2-amino-thiazoline-4-carboxylic acid hydrolase, with protein sequence MTRHEGEQFVKSFFEQAKPRLARLTGRFVDDPQTIVSRAEVIFDEMLPELAYVEKPFHPLASALFVCTVNLAAYLALKERGVAVHDFGSAMLHGLARAPVPAPTEPENEAAAHERYVQFLAAAEASQRHPAPGEDVFEFVPGNGTDFDFGHNIKSCAIYTQCSKYDAQDLVPYMCGADDVMSDKGNQGLRRTGSIALGASQCDFRFKKGGEPLRLAEQYPDKIRVAAGE encoded by the coding sequence ATGACACGACACGAAGGCGAACAATTTGTGAAAAGCTTCTTTGAACAGGCCAAACCACGGCTGGCTCGACTGACCGGACGATTTGTAGACGACCCGCAAACCATTGTTTCCAGGGCGGAAGTGATTTTTGATGAGATGCTTCCGGAGCTGGCCTACGTTGAGAAACCATTTCATCCACTGGCGTCAGCGCTTTTTGTCTGCACGGTCAATCTCGCAGCTTATTTAGCCTTGAAAGAACGTGGTGTAGCTGTCCATGATTTCGGGAGCGCCATGCTCCACGGCCTGGCCCGAGCACCTGTTCCGGCCCCAACCGAACCAGAGAATGAAGCCGCCGCCCACGAACGCTATGTTCAATTCCTGGCAGCCGCTGAAGCTTCGCAACGACATCCGGCACCCGGCGAAGATGTATTTGAATTTGTCCCTGGAAACGGGACGGATTTCGACTTTGGCCACAATATCAAGTCCTGCGCGATTTACACCCAGTGCTCAAAGTATGATGCCCAGGATTTAGTGCCCTACATGTGCGGCGCGGATGACGTGATGAGCGACAAAGGCAACCAGGGACTTCGGAGAACCGGCTCGATTGCCCTCGGTGCCAGCCAGTGTGATTTTCGGTTCAAAAAGGGCGGCGAACCACTCCGACTGGCCGAACAGTATCCGGACAAGATCCGAGTTGCAGCGGGAGAGTAA